The region GTAGTTGTTTTAGGTAATACCAACCCAAGCGTATCACAGATAAATTAATTAAATATTTTACTTTGTTTTCACACTCATCCTATGTTAGTTTGATTATCGTAACAATCAAAGGAGATAACTATGTTACTAAAACTAAAAAAGAAACCAATGAAAGCTCTATCTAACGACAAAGCGGGCGTACCTGCAAACATGACACCACAAGTTGCTGGTGGTGTAGAGCAAACTTACTACTGCTGGTCAGATCATCGCTGCCCAGGCACACAAACTTCTTGGGTGTGCTAATCACTCACTGAAGTTTAAGCCCGCTGAACGAATCACTTATCAGGCGGGCTTATCAGGTAGCTTGATTTAAAACATTCTTTTACCCAGCTCTTACTCAAACAACTCCCCCTCTGTTCACAAACTTTATTCTACTAAACGTAAGGATATGCCCCCTGTAGGTTCGAGTGCATCAGCCCGGTATAGCTTCTTATACATACCACTAATTTACCTTTTTGCTTTTCCACCAGCTCTGGCATCAAATTTCAATCTAAAATCATCCTAAAAACCGGTCCAAACAGAAAAGTCACAACATTGTGATGGTTTTGTGATAATTCCGGGAGCGATTTTCCATAATTTGCCTGCATGCTTGTCAGGGTCAAATCCAAACAACAAGAGTAAATTATGAAAACACGCATCATCCCCCTCATCACAGGTATTTTACTGGCATCTGGCACAGCCAGCGCCGCTTCTCTGGACGTTAAGATCACTAACCTGACACAGGGGATCTACTTTACCCCCTTGCTGGTGAGTGCCCATACCAGCAACGCCATGTTATTCCAAACTGGAGAGCAAGCGTCTGAAGCACTTCAGGCGATGGCCGAAGGTGGTTCTCTAACCGGTCTGAGCGAAATACTGACGGGTATCAATGCCAACGCCATGGAAAACCCGGCTGGAGGCCTGCTCGGCCCGGTTGCTTCAACAATGACCAGCCTGGAAACCGATGCGGGCAACGACCGTCTATCAATTGTCGCCATGATGCTGCCTACTAACGACGGTTTCGTTGGCCTCAATAGCTGGCCCATTCCAACCACACCTGGCACATATCATATTTACCTGAATGCTTATGATGCCGGAACAGAGGCAAACAACGAGCTGGTGGTGAATGGCTCTGGCGCCCCCAATACCCCAGGGATCCCCGCATCTCCGGGTGTCGATCCGGGTACTCAAGGTAGCGGCGTAACAGAAACAGAAAGTAATACGCTTGTTCATATTCATCGCGGCAATCTGGGGGATGACGACTCGACAGGCGGTAAAAGCGATTTACACAACACCGTTCACCGCTGGTTAAATCCAGTTGCTAAAGTGACTGTAACGGTTAAGTAAGGGGTCCATTATGAAACTACTCAGACTTACCCTGCCTGCAGCCTGCTTAGTCTTGGCGGCGTGTGGCAGTGACAATGACGACCCTATGCCAACTACGATGCCGGATGAAGATATGCAAATGGTCGATGACCCTGCCCCTGTCGATCCAGACCCAGTTGATCCGGTCGACCCGGCTGACCCAACCCCGACGACTGTCGAGTTAACGATCACGGCAACAAACCTGACCTACGCACAGCCCTTGTCTCCCATCGCAGTTGCACTGCACCAGGAGGGGCAATTCTGGCAAGTGGGCGAACCGGCCAGCAATGCACTGGAGGTACTGGCTGAGGGAGGCGATAACAGCGACCTGCTTGCACTCGGTGTTGTGCAGAGTAAGGCGAGCGCAACCGCCCCCTTACCACCGGGACAAAAAGCCCAGCTAACTCTGACCCATGACTCGCTTGACGGGCAAAAGTTATCTCTGATCTCCATGATGGTGAATACAAATGATGGCTTTACCGGTCTTAATGCTTTGGATGTGTCTGCAATGACAGTGGGTCAAACCATGACGTTCACGACACATGCCTACGACGCGGGCACAGAGGCCAATACTGAAGCTCAGGGCACCATACCCGGCCCGGCGGATGGAGGCGCCGGATTTAGTGCCGACAGAGAAGCGTTAAACAAGGTGGCTATGCACCCTGGTGTGGTTGGAATGGATGATGGACTGACAACGTCTGTATTAACGAGCAGTCATAAGTTCGACAACCCGCTGATGACGGTCACCATTACAAGAACCAAGTAGTCTCCGAGCCGCTCCGTGACCGTTGCGGTTACGGAGCGCGAACAGCCGGTGTCAGCCACCGGTGCGGAGACCTGCTATGCAGCAAAAAGTGCTTATCGTTGAAGACGATGCCGATATTGCCGAGCTACTGCGCGTTCACCTGAACGAGCTGGATCTCGACGTCGAACACCTTGCCAGTGGAGAGCGGGTTATGCCACATCTGAGCAATCATCATTATGCCATCGTCATACTCGATATCATGCTGCCAGAAGTCGATGGCCTGACCTTGTGC is a window of Pseudoalteromonas sp. R3 DNA encoding:
- a CDS encoding spondin domain-containing protein, producing the protein MKTRIIPLITGILLASGTASAASLDVKITNLTQGIYFTPLLVSAHTSNAMLFQTGEQASEALQAMAEGGSLTGLSEILTGINANAMENPAGGLLGPVASTMTSLETDAGNDRLSIVAMMLPTNDGFVGLNSWPIPTTPGTYHIYLNAYDAGTEANNELVVNGSGAPNTPGIPASPGVDPGTQGSGVTETESNTLVHIHRGNLGDDDSTGGKSDLHNTVHRWLNPVAKVTVTVK
- a CDS encoding spondin domain-containing protein, whose protein sequence is MKLLRLTLPAACLVLAACGSDNDDPMPTTMPDEDMQMVDDPAPVDPDPVDPVDPADPTPTTVELTITATNLTYAQPLSPIAVALHQEGQFWQVGEPASNALEVLAEGGDNSDLLALGVVQSKASATAPLPPGQKAQLTLTHDSLDGQKLSLISMMVNTNDGFTGLNALDVSAMTVGQTMTFTTHAYDAGTEANTEAQGTIPGPADGGAGFSADREALNKVAMHPGVVGMDDGLTTSVLTSSHKFDNPLMTVTITRTK